Proteins from one Triticum aestivum cultivar Chinese Spring chromosome 7A, IWGSC CS RefSeq v2.1, whole genome shotgun sequence genomic window:
- the LOC123151322 gene encoding dirigent protein 5 isoform X1, translating to MTMASPFGVFVCLLIVLPQIQAASIPYNGTVPLQGCQIPCMTEVNLHLFLHQFVDGPNQPNRNEETLLQTSFPFGFGTTIVHDWTLTETTNSKDTVVARAQGVHVQTGLTKDNRWYMTHNIEFEQGRFAGSTLQVIGITAGLESGQWSIVGGTGQFIMAQGIISFTNHPASTWEDGIKELNIRVRYTNPQPA from the exons ATGACCATGGCTAGTCCATTCGGCGTCTTTGTTTGTCTACTCATAGTGCTACCTCAAATCCAGGCCGCTTCTATCCCCTACAATGGGACTGTACCTCTTCAGGGGTGTCAGATCCCTTGTATGACCGAAGTTAACTTGCACTTGTTCTTGCACCAATTCGTCGATGGACCAAACCAGCCAAACCGCAATGAGGAAACCTTGCTCCAAACAAGTTTTCCTTTTGGGTTTGGGACGACGATAGTTCATGACTGGACTCTTACCGAGACAACAAATTCCAAAGATACAGTTGTTGCACGTGCACAAGGCGTGCATGTCCAGACTGGTTTAACCAAGGATAATAGATGGTACATGACTCATAACATAGAGTTTGAGCAAGGAAG GTTTGCAGGGTCTACCCTTCAGGTGATTGGCATAACAGCGGGTTTGGAAAGTGGCCAGTGGTCCATTGTTGGTGGGACTGGTCAATTCATTATGGCACAGGGTATAATAAGTTTCACAAATCATCCTGCCTCTACTTGGGAAGATGGTATTAAAGAACTTAATATCCGTGTACGCTACACGAATCCGCAACCT GCTTGA
- the LOC123151322 gene encoding dirigent protein 13 isoform X2 translates to MTMASPFGVFVCLLIVLPQIQAASIPYNGTVPLQGCQIPCMTEVNLHLFLHQFVDGPNQPNRNEETLLQTSFPFGFGTTIVHDWTLTETTNSKDTVVARAQGVHVQTGLTKDNRWYMTHNIEFEQGRFAGSTLQVIGITAGLESGQWSIVGGTGQFIMAQGLRRSSFVEK, encoded by the exons ATGACCATGGCTAGTCCATTCGGCGTCTTTGTTTGTCTACTCATAGTGCTACCTCAAATCCAGGCCGCTTCTATCCCCTACAATGGGACTGTACCTCTTCAGGGGTGTCAGATCCCTTGTATGACCGAAGTTAACTTGCACTTGTTCTTGCACCAATTCGTCGATGGACCAAACCAGCCAAACCGCAATGAGGAAACCTTGCTCCAAACAAGTTTTCCTTTTGGGTTTGGGACGACGATAGTTCATGACTGGACTCTTACCGAGACAACAAATTCCAAAGATACAGTTGTTGCACGTGCACAAGGCGTGCATGTCCAGACTGGTTTAACCAAGGATAATAGATGGTACATGACTCATAACATAGAGTTTGAGCAAGGAAG GTTTGCAGGGTCTACCCTTCAGGTGATTGGCATAACAGCGGGTTTGGAAAGTGGCCAGTGGTCCATTGTTGGTGGGACTGGTCAATTCATTATGGCACAGG GCTTGAGGCGCAGCTCGTTTGTTGAAAAATAA